From the genome of archaeon BMS3Bbin15, one region includes:
- the smc_3 gene encoding chromosome partition protein Smc: MESSHSTDDVIKEARGLKESWYSLLGMIESLANFETASDRSFRQVLRHSSIQAKSIEEKLNSLSFAFKRYNPELRDEMDQKIMPLSSGIIELESALQNEIANHRQYIKIKEALSEIEKELEEVEKEKKEVEPKVGFICGKFFQRKNEYKIALERIKATLRKELGELEKNFINRAGKIVEGCVIFRDDEEIEVSELFSIIVREPSAIDSIHLREKNHRKRFFGIIKAENIEPEEKVVVLTYLCEEIEKKARKIKEREKARAEEVRVEFADLDSIEKACSDIDNRRKETEGYALELREKIAKLEEEKPGDYEDYNQILEIKSNLSEILSEGDSALQELIDFIENNMAGVELETNPEKRMLKLKIKELGNRVNHLKPRVTALKDELEKTSNENMKLKGGLGEVTSELQKIKSERSSLEETLNNIREEYSLYREKKGNEIEGLYLEKRKIEEQIKKLMENFETYRNESQVEINRLKEKVKKLEEEKSNLTDEINSKNNKILELERKINEIKEKLKSNIEELLRGVED; encoded by the coding sequence ATGGAGAGTTCTCATTCTACTGATGATGTGATTAAAGAAGCCAGAGGTCTGAAAGAGAGTTGGTATTCTCTTCTTGGCATGATAGAAAGCCTGGCTAATTTTGAAACGGCAAGTGATAGAAGCTTCAGGCAGGTTCTCAGGCACTCCAGTATTCAGGCAAAATCCATAGAGGAAAAACTAAATTCTCTTAGTTTTGCCTTTAAGAGATATAATCCTGAGCTAAGGGATGAGATGGATCAGAAAATCATGCCTCTTTCTTCAGGCATTATAGAACTGGAGAGTGCTCTTCAGAATGAAATAGCCAATCACAGGCAATATATAAAAATTAAAGAGGCTCTTTCTGAAATAGAAAAGGAGCTTGAAGAGGTTGAGAAGGAAAAAAAAGAAGTAGAACCTAAAGTTGGGTTCATCTGCGGGAAATTCTTCCAGAGGAAGAACGAATATAAAATTGCTCTTGAAAGAATAAAAGCAACTCTCAGGAAGGAACTCGGAGAGCTCGAAAAGAATTTTATTAATAGAGCCGGGAAAATAGTCGAGGGATGTGTTATCTTCAGGGATGATGAAGAAATTGAAGTCAGTGAGCTATTTTCCATTATTGTCAGAGAACCTTCAGCCATTGATTCTATTCACCTCAGGGAAAAAAATCACAGAAAAAGATTCTTTGGTATTATCAAGGCGGAGAATATTGAGCCTGAAGAAAAGGTTGTTGTTTTAACGTATCTATGTGAGGAGATTGAAAAGAAAGCCAGAAAGATTAAGGAAAGAGAAAAAGCCAGGGCTGAAGAAGTGAGAGTTGAATTTGCAGATCTTGATTCAATAGAGAAAGCGTGCAGTGATATTGATAACAGAAGAAAGGAGACAGAGGGCTATGCGCTTGAGCTCAGGGAAAAGATTGCAAAGCTTGAAGAGGAAAAACCTGGAGATTATGAGGATTATAACCAGATTCTAGAAATAAAAAGCAATCTTTCAGAGATACTGTCCGAGGGTGACAGTGCCCTGCAGGAGCTTATTGATTTTATTGAGAACAATATGGCAGGTGTGGAGCTGGAAACAAATCCTGAGAAGAGAATGTTGAAATTGAAAATTAAGGAACTTGGAAATCGGGTAAATCATCTGAAACCCAGAGTAACTGCTCTTAAAGATGAGCTGGAGAAGACTTCTAACGAAAACATGAAACTCAAAGGGGGTCTTGGCGAAGTAACGTCAGAACTTCAAAAAATCAAGTCTGAAAGGAGTTCTCTTGAAGAAACTCTGAATAATATTAGAGAAGAATACTCCCTGTACAGAGAGAAAAAGGGGAATGAAATCGAGGGGCTTTATCTTGAAAAGAGGAAGATTGAAGAGCAGATAAAGAAGCTTATGGAAAATTTTGAAACTTACAGGAATGAATCACAGGTGGAAATTAACAGGCTTAAAGAGAAGGTTAAGAAGCTGGAAGAGGAGAAGTCTAACCTGACAGATGAAATAAATTCCAAGAATAATAAGATTTTGGAACTTGAGAGGAAAATAAATGAGATAAAGGAGAAGTTGAAGAGCAATATCGAGGAGCTTCTTAGGGGGGTTGAAGATTGA